The DNA region TCTACTTCGGCGCCCAGGAGGTCCAGGACGCCTTCCCCCGGGCCCGCTTCCTGGCCACCGCCTCGACCGTGGAGCACATCCAGGAGACCTTCGACGACAAGCTGCGCGCCTGGGCGCGCCTGGGCCCCGAGCTGCCCACCCGGCTGGTGCGGCCCGAAGTGCTGCCCGGGGACGAGATCGTCTTCGAGGGCCACCGGTTCGAGCTGCGCGGCGCCGACTTCCACCTGCCCGACCGGCACTACCTGTGGCAGCACCACCACCGCGCGGTGCTCGGCGGGGTGCTGCTGTTCGAAGGCCTGCACGTGTGGACCGCCGACACCCCGACCTCCGCCCAACGGGCCGCCTGGATCGACCTGTTGGACGGCATGGAGGCGCTCCACCCGACCTGGGTGGCGGCCGGCCACCGGGTCGCCGACGCCCCCACCGACCTGAACGCCATCGACCACACCCGCGCCTACCTGCGCGCCTTCGAGACCGAGCTGGGCCGGACTCCGGACGCGGCCGCCGCCAAGGAGGCACTGGAGCGGCGCTTCCCGGAGCTGGGGCTGCGGATCGCGGTCGACATCGGCACCAAGGTCGCCAAGGGCGAGATGGCGTGGAGGTGAGCGCACGGTGATCGAGATCCCCAGGGACGTCGAGGGCTTCGCCGAGTCCCCCGCCCCGGCCGACGTGGTGCGCCGCCAGTACCTGGCCTCCGCCCGGGGCGACCTGGCCGCACTGCGCGGCACCCTCGCCGAGGACGTCGAGTGGACGGAGATGGCCGGCTTCCCGTTGGCCGGCACCTACCGCACCCCGAAGGGCGTCACCGCCAACGTCATGGAGCGCCTGGCCGCCGAGTGGGACAGCTGGACGACGCACGACGACAGTTACGTGGTGGACGGCGAGAACGTGGTGGTGCTCGCCCGCTACACGGCCGTCCACAAGACCACCGGAAAGGCGCTCGCGGTCCGGGTCGCCCACCACTTCGTGGTGCGCGGCGGCCGGATCGTCCGCTTCGAGCAGTTCACCGACACCGCGCTGGTCAGGGACGCGATGACGCCCTGACCGCGCCGTTCACCCGAACGGGCGAGCGTCATGCGGCGCGCCCATCGCGGTCTCGACACACCACCCGGACAGCGGCAGGCTGGCCCCTGAATCTTCAACGGAGAGCAAGGAGTTGGGCATGGCGGGCAGCGAGCGGCCGATCGTGATCGTCGGGGCCTCCCTGGGCGGTGCCAAGGCCGCCGAGGCCCTGCGCGAGGCCGGGTACCGGGGCCGCATCGTCCTGATCGGCGAGGAGCACGAGCGCCCGTACGAACGGCCGCCGCTGTCCAAGGGCTACCTGCTGGGCAAGGACGCCCGGGAGAAGATCTACGTCCACCCGCCGCAGTGGTACGCCGAGCACGACGTCACGCTGCGCCTGGGCACCGCGGTGTCCGCGATCGACCCGGCCGCCCGCACCGTGACCCTCACGGACAACGGCGAGGTGGCCTACCACAAGCTGCTGCTGACCACCGGCTCGGCGCCGCGCCGACTGCCGGTGCCCGGCGCGGACCAGGACGGCGTGCTGTACCTGCGCCGGGTCGAGGACAGCGAGCGGATCAAGGCAGCGCTGCGACCGGGCGCCCGGATCGCGGTGATCGGCGCCGGCTGGATCGGCCTGGAGGTGGCGGCCGCGGCCCGTACGGCGGGCGCCGAGGTCACCGTCCTGGAGGCGCTGGAGCTGCCGCTGCTGCGGGTGCTCGGCCGGGAGGTCGCCCAGGTCTTCGCCGACCTGCACCGCGACCACGGCGTGGACCTGCGCTTCGGCGTCCAGGTGACCGAACTGACCGGCGCCGACGGCACGGTGAGCGGCGTGAAGCTCGGCGACGGCAGCGAGGTGGCGGCCGACGCGGTGGTGGTCGGCATCGGCATCTCCCCCGCCACCGCCCTGGCCGAGGCCGCCGGGCTGGAGGTCGACAACGGCATCAAGACCGACCAGCACCTGCGCACCTCCGACCCAGACATCTACGCGGCGGGTGACGTCGCCAACGCCTTCCACCCGCTGTTCGGCAAGCACCTCCGGGTCGAGCACTGGGCCAACGCCCTCAACCAGCCCCAGACCGCCGCCCGCGCGATGCTCGGGCAGCCGGACGCGGTGTACGACCGGGTTCCGTACTTCTTCACGGATGCCGAGTGGACACCCCGGCATCCGAACGAGCCGGTGGCCTCGCGGGACAAGCTGAGCATGGAATACCTCGGCTACGTCGAGCCCGACGGCTACGACCGGGTCCTGTTCCGAGGGGACGTGAAGGCCAACGAGTTCATCGCGTTCTGGCTCAAGGACGGCCGGGTCCTCGCCGGTATGAACATGAACGTCTGGGATGTAACCGACCCGATCCGCGAACTGATCGCCTCCAAGCGCGTGGTGGACGCCGACCGCCTGGCGAACCCGAAAGTCCCCCTCGACGAGGTCTGAGACCCGACCGGAGCCCTGGCCGACGAGCAGCCAACCAAGGCCCCGTCCGTTCACCGCTGAGGGATTCACACGGACGGGGCCGGTTCGGTGGTCAGGGCTCCATCCGGCAGGCGTACACACCCTCGGCGAGCAGGGAGAAACCGTGCCGTTCCCAGGCCCGGCGAAGCCGTCCGTGCACTCGCTCGCGCACTCGACCGCGCGGCGGACAGCGGGCGCAGCCTCGCGGCGGCCAGTGATGTTCAGCACCTCCATGCCACATGAGCGGCGACGGCGTCAGGGCCTTGCCTGGGCACCGTGCGCAGTCCACCCGGGCTGTGATTGCCGCGACTGGCGCAGGGACGGGGGCCGTGCTTCCCACCGAAGCGGCTGGCCCGGCCACCGGAACCACGGTGGCGTGCACGGCCCGCAGCAACAGGCCGTACCGTGCCGCAGCGGCGAACGCGAACTCCAGCACCGCCTCGGCGGGGCGGCGGGCGTCCACGCCCACCACCACCTGATCGCGCTGTTCCGGGCCCGCCGACTCGGCCGGGAGCAGCACAGTAGGGCAGCTGGCCCGGGCCGCGAGGTACAGCGCAGCGGACCCGACCCGCAGGCCAGCGAAGCCGCCGTCGCCGCGAGTCCCGACCACCAGTAGTTCGGCGTCCTCGGCGGCGGCGCAGAGCGCCGACGTGGCGACGTCGTGGACCTCCTCGTGTGGAAGAGCACTCCGGGGTGGCGCACGGCGAGGACGTGCCGCACCTCGTGCAGCAGGCCGCCCCTGTCGGACGGCTGCCCTGCCGTCCGGCCGGGCAGCGGGTGGGGCATCAGGGGCAGGGCGTGCACGACGCGGAGCGGTCGGCCGCGCAGCAGCGCCTCGCGCGCGGCCCAGTCCGCGGCCGCCAGGCTCGCCTCGGAGGTGTCGACGCCGACGGTGACGGGCAGCTCCACGGTGGTTGTCTCCTCGATGACGGCCCCCCTGATCCTCGGTCAGGAACCCTGGGTCCGGCGGGAGACGGGGGGACGGACATGGCTGAGGTCTCCTCTGGGGCGTCGGGCGCGGCACCCGGCAGCTGCGTTCCGCCCCGTCGTCACCGCCGGGACGCGGTGGCGCACAGGGCCGGTCGGGGCACGTCGGGACCGGACGGACAGGACCTGTGGCCCTGCGTTCCCGGACTGCCCGGCCCTGGGCCGGCGCCCCCCGAGGACGGAGTCTGGCGGAGCCTGCCGATCGGTGCAGGCGCGCCGTACGACGCAGCTCCCCGAGACTGGACGGAACATGATCGACAGCACCAGAGAGACCCGGGCTCACGCTCGGCTCGATGACCGCGGACGCCGCCTACGGCGGTGACGACACCGTGCCCGAGCTGGTCCGGGACAAGCGCGACGGCGGCTGGGCCCTGTGGGAGACGCTCTCCCGCAAGGCCCCCGACCTCGGCCGGCCGCCGTCTTCAACGGCAACGTCGCCGAAGCCGCCTGGGAGTCCTTCACCCTGACGATGCGCAGCCCCGTCCTGCTCAAGCGGATCGAGGCGTTCAGTCGCAACGCCCCCGGCACCGGCGCTCTCATGACCTTCAAGGACTCGCCGTGGCTGATGTCGATCGTCGTGCCTCGCCCGCCGCACTTCGACGGCCAGCCCGAGGACGTGTTCACCCTGTGGGGCTACGGGTTGTTCATCGACACCCCGGGCGAGCACACCGGCAAGGCCATGGCGGAGTCGACCGGCCGGGAGGTCCTGGACGAGCTGGTCGGCCAGCTCGGCTTCGGCGACATCGCCGACGAGGTCCGCGCGACCACCACCGTGACCACGGTGACGATGCCCTACATCACCAGCCAGTTCGCACGGCGCGACGTCAGCGACCGTCCGCTGGTGATCCCGCACGGCGCCCGCAACTTCGTCTTCCCCGGGCAGTCGTGGAGATCCCTGAGGACGTGGTGTTCACCGTCGAGTACTCGGTACGCGGCGCCATGCACGCCGTCTACCGGCTGCTCGGCCTCGACAGGTCCGTCCCGCCGGTGCACCACGCCCTGCTCGATCCGAAGACGGCGTTCCAGGCCCTGAAGACCGCCTTCGGTCCCAGGAGACGGGGGAGTCCGGCGGGCCGCCCGCCACTCCCCCACCACCGAGGGACTTCCGGCCCGCGCCGAAGGCCCGGACGACCCTGGACCCGCCCGCTGATCTCGGCGACGCTGGTCCGCACCCGCACGTGGCGGCACTCCCCTGACACCGCACGAGAACCGGAGTATTACCCATGAGCACATACGTACTGGCCGGTGTCGACGGCTCGTCCGAGAGCACCGCCGCGGCGTGCTGGGCTGCCGCCGAGGCCGTCCGCCGCGGTCTCACCCTGCGCCTGGTCCACGCTCAGACCTGGCTGGACGACATCCACGCCGACCCCGGTCAGCCGGCCGACGTCCGCGCGCTGACCACCCGGATGCTCTCGGACGCCAAGCAGGCGGTCCTCGACTCCTACCCTGGTCTGGAGATCCGGGCAGAGCTGATCGGGGGCGCGGAGCCGGTCAATGCGCTGGCCGAGGCGCTGGCCGAGGAGGCCTCCGACGCGGAACTGCTGGTCCTCGGTTCGCGGGGACTCGGGGGTTTCGCAGGCCTGCTGGTCGGATCGGTCGGCCTCGCCGTCGCCGGCCGGTGCGAGGTGCCGGCGGTCTTCGTCCGCGCCGGGGAGTCCGAGCGGCCCGGCGGCCCCGATCGGCCCGAGGTGGTCGTCGGCGTCGACACCCGCGGCCCCTCCCCGGAGGTCGTCGAGTTCGCCTTCCACGAGGCCGCCCGGCGCGGAGCCGTCCTGCGCGCCGTCCACGGCTGGGAGCCGCCGCCAGTCTGGGGCTATGCCGGCTGGGTGCCCCCGCTGGCCGAGGCGGAGCAGTTCCGGGCGATCGAGGGCGAACTGCTCACCGAGGCGCTGACCGGCTGGCGGGAGAAGTTCCCGGAGGTCGAGGTGGTCGAGGACAGCCGGATCGGCACCGGTTCCTCGGCGCTGGTGGACGCCTCCATCGGCGCCTCCGTCGTGGTGGTCGGCCGCCGGCGGCGCCCGCACCACGTCGGCCTTCGGCTCGGCCCGGTCGCGCACGCCGTACTGCACCACGCGCAGGCACCGGTCGCGGTCGTGCCGCACGACTGACCGGACACCACGCCCGAAGGCGGTGGGCCCCACGAAGGCGTGGGGCCCACCGCCTTTTCTCCTGCCCCCGTACGGTCCGGCGGGGTGCCGGCGGTGGTGGATGTACCTGGTGAGGGGCCCGACGGCGGACTGCGGCGCCTCCCCGGGGTGAGCGGTCCGTACGGCTGGCGCCGGGCCCTTGCTCCGGGTTCCGGAACGGCGCGAGCCGGGGACGGTCT from Kitasatospora cathayae includes:
- a CDS encoding MBL fold metallo-hydrolase, producing the protein MSALDFEIIDSPDSSLNKTSVLVTGPNDALLVDAGFTRSDGRRLVERVRASGKRLTTVFVSHGDPDFYFGAQEVQDAFPRARFLATASTVEHIQETFDDKLRAWARLGPELPTRLVRPEVLPGDEIVFEGHRFELRGADFHLPDRHYLWQHHHRAVLGGVLLFEGLHVWTADTPTSAQRAAWIDLLDGMEALHPTWVAAGHRVADAPTDLNAIDHTRAYLRAFETELGRTPDAAAAKEALERRFPELGLRIAVDIGTKVAKGEMAWR
- a CDS encoding universal stress protein; amino-acid sequence: MSTYVLAGVDGSSESTAAACWAAAEAVRRGLTLRLVHAQTWLDDIHADPGQPADVRALTTRMLSDAKQAVLDSYPGLEIRAELIGGAEPVNALAEALAEEASDAELLVLGSRGLGGFAGLLVGSVGLAVAGRCEVPAVFVRAGESERPGGPDRPEVVVGVDTRGPSPEVVEFAFHEAARRGAVLRAVHGWEPPPVWGYAGWVPPLAEAEQFRAIEGELLTEALTGWREKFPEVEVVEDSRIGTGSSALVDASIGASVVVVGRRRRPHHVGLRLGPVAHAVLHHAQAPVAVVPHD
- a CDS encoding NAD(P)/FAD-dependent oxidoreductase, with amino-acid sequence MAGSERPIVIVGASLGGAKAAEALREAGYRGRIVLIGEEHERPYERPPLSKGYLLGKDAREKIYVHPPQWYAEHDVTLRLGTAVSAIDPAARTVTLTDNGEVAYHKLLLTTGSAPRRLPVPGADQDGVLYLRRVEDSERIKAALRPGARIAVIGAGWIGLEVAAAARTAGAEVTVLEALELPLLRVLGREVAQVFADLHRDHGVDLRFGVQVTELTGADGTVSGVKLGDGSEVAADAVVVGIGISPATALAEAAGLEVDNGIKTDQHLRTSDPDIYAAGDVANAFHPLFGKHLRVEHWANALNQPQTAARAMLGQPDAVYDRVPYFFTDAEWTPRHPNEPVASRDKLSMEYLGYVEPDGYDRVLFRGDVKANEFIAFWLKDGRVLAGMNMNVWDVTDPIRELIASKRVVDADRLANPKVPLDEV
- a CDS encoding nuclear transport factor 2 family protein, whose product is MIEIPRDVEGFAESPAPADVVRRQYLASARGDLAALRGTLAEDVEWTEMAGFPLAGTYRTPKGVTANVMERLAAEWDSWTTHDDSYVVDGENVVVLARYTAVHKTTGKALAVRVAHHFVVRGGRIVRFEQFTDTALVRDAMTP